The following are encoded together in the Misgurnus anguillicaudatus chromosome 14, ASM2758022v2, whole genome shotgun sequence genome:
- the chia.1 gene encoding chitinase, acidic.1 has product MTKFTLLAGLGFLLTLQIVNSAKLACYITNWSQYRPGNGKFTPDNVDPFLCTHVIYSLATINSVNEITNTEWNDDIMFKSLNALKTINPTLKTMLSVGGLTNGISPFIQMVSTPENRKAFVRSAMLYLRAHGFDGLELDWEYPGQNGSPPDDKQRFTELIKDLRKAIEQEAYDTKNPPLILSAKVASVKSTIERGYEIPEISKLMDFITVLSYDYHGHWDPVTGHNSPLFKSNLDSGNALELNVNASVTHWLKGGAIPARLFIVLPTWGRTFTLSSSETGLGAPASGPADAGPYTRDAGYWSYYEICSMVSNANVEWIDDQKVPYIVKGKAWVGYENFESYTAKVEWLNSLGLGGVSVYSIDLDDFSGRFCSQGSYPLVNHLRNSLGFGPKPTSPPRPTTTANPSTSFCVGKPDGLYPNPADETTYFHCFRENTYLQHCQPGLVFVDDCKCCDWP; this is encoded by the exons ATGACTAAATTTACTCTCCTAGCAG GGCTGGGCTTCCTGCTAACACTTCAGATTG TGAACTCTGCAAAACTGGCGTGTTACATTACCAACTGGTCCCAGTACAGACCAGGCAATGGAAAGTTCACCCCAGACAATGTTGATCCCTTCCTCTGCACACATGTGATCTACTCTCTGGCCACCATTAACTCCGTCAATGAAATTACAAACACTGAATGGAATGACGACATCATGTTCAAGTCTCTAAATGCCTTAAAAACAAT AAATCCCACATTGAAAACAATGTTGTCTGTTGGAGGTTTGACCAACGGCATCAGTCC ATTTATTCAGATGGTATCAACTCCAGAAAACCGCAAAGCTTTCGTTCGCTCTGCAATGTTGTACCTGCGCGCCCATGGCTTTGATGGCTTGGAGCTGGATTGGGAGTATCCTGGACAGAATGGAAGTCCACCTGATGACAAGCAGAGATTCACCGAATTGATCA AGGATCTGAGAAAAGCTATCGAACAGGAGGCCTACGACACAAAGAACCCCCCTCTGATTCTCTCTGCCAAGGTTGCTTCTGTAAAGTCCACTATTGAGAGGGGTTATGAGATCCCTGAAATTTCAAA ACTGATGGACTTCATTACCGTCTTGTCCTACGACTACCATGGGCACTGGGATCCAGTGACTGGACACAACAGTCCTCTTTTTAAGAGCAACTTGGACAGTGGAAACGCCCTTGAACTCAATGTC AATGCCTCAGTGACACACTGGCTGAAGGGAGGAGCTATTCCTGCTAGACTTTTCATTGTCCTCCCCACATGGGGACGCACATTCACCCTGTCCAGTTCAGAAACAGGTCTTGGTGCCCCAGCCAGCGGCCCCGCTGATGCTGGTCCCTACACACGTGATGCAGGCTACTGGTCCTATTACGAG ATCTgctctatggtgagtaatgccAATGTGGAATGGATTGATGATCAGAAAGTCCCCTATATAGTTAAAGGAAAGGCCTGGGTGGGCTATGAGAATTTTGAAAGCTACACTGCTAAG GTGGAGTGGCTCAACTCCCTTGGTCTAGGTGGAGTCTCAGTGTATTCGATAGATTTGGATGATTTTTCAGGGCGTTTCTGTTCCCAAGGATCTTACCCTCTTGTCAACCATTTGCGCAACTCACTAG GTTTCGGTCCCAAGCCCACCTCTCCACCACGACCCACCACAACTGCGAACCCCTCAACCTCCTTCTGTGTTGGTAAACCAGACGGGCTGTACCCTAATCCAGCCGATGAGACAACCTACTTCCACTGTTTCCGCGAAAACACATACCTGCAACATTGCCAGCCAGGTCTTGTCTTTGTTGACGATTGCaaatgttgcgactggccaTAA